In one Ictalurus furcatus strain D&B chromosome 10, Billie_1.0, whole genome shotgun sequence genomic region, the following are encoded:
- the LOC128614077 gene encoding histone H2B-like → MPDPAKTAPKKGSKKAVTKTAGKGGKKRRKSRKESYAIYVYKVLKQVHPDTGISSKAMGIMNSFVNDIFERIAGESSRLAHYNKRSTITSREIQTAVRLLLPGELAKHAVSEGTKAVTKYTSSK, encoded by the coding sequence ATGCCCGATCCAGCCAAGACCGCGCCCAAGAAGGGATCAAAGAAAGCCGTGACCAAGACGGCCGGCAAAGGAGGCAAGAAGCGCAGAAAGTCCAGGAAGGAAAGCTACGCCATTTACGTGTACAAGGTCCTGAAGCAGGTGCACCCTGACACCGGCATCTCATCCAAGGCCATGGGCATCATGAACTCCTTCGTGAATGATATTTTTGAGCGCATTGCCGGTGAGTCTTCTCGTCTGGCTCACTACAACAAGCGCTCCACTATCACCTCCAGGGAGATCCAGACCGCCGTGCGCCTGTTGCTTCCCGGCGAGCTGGCCAAGCACGCCGTGTCCGAGGGTACAAAGGCCGTCACCAAGTATACCAGCTCCAAGTAA